A region from the Brettanomyces bruxellensis chromosome 4, complete sequence genome encodes:
- a CDS encoding uncharacterized protein (BUSCO:EOG09264L06), whose translation MFASTLGGRPLKIAQQIESTKFTLTYDDLSVKDRYYLSLFVLPNVPFDPAFTALIYYQFQVFSTGSTDPDRHPTVSTEFKLLGGLNFKKQSAIFKVNPGNIAEKYRTRRAQFPSEGDIDMDLGMDVPGNQSGLTDQQQSTASITIGISVEPTESASSLLEQQKTQSTGNSSSMVVSNKPGIKSGSGSALALSNDLTQSQVLDFSNKIIANAFNFLSSFADVNNKVSMDKFNDWWNKFKSRMTNDPDYLKRLCDAQD comes from the coding sequence ATGTTTGCATCAACTCTAGGAGGACGACCACTGAAGATCGCGCAACAAATCGAGAGCACAAAGTTCACGTTAACATACGACGACCTATCCGTCAAAGACAGATACTATTTATCTCTCTTTGTTTTGCCTAATGTTCCATTTGATCCAGCATTTACTGCATTAATATACTATCAATTCCAGGTATTTTCAACGGGATCTACGGACCCGGATCGTCATCCTACAGTAAGTACAGAATTTAAACTCCTCGGTGGATTAAACttcaaaaagcaaagcgCAATATTTAAAGTCAATCCGGGCAATATTGCTGAGAAATATCGGACTCGACGGGCTCAATTTCCGTCAGAAGGTGATATTGATATGGATTTAGGGATGGACGTACCAGGCAACCAATCAGGATTGACTGATCAACAACAGTCAACAGCTTCGATAACAATTGGAATTTCGGTGGAGCCTACAGAATCGGCATCATCATTGCTTGAGCAACAGAAAACTCAATCTACAGGCAATTCGTCATCTATGGTCGTTTCGAATAAACCAGGAATAAAATCAGGTTCCGGCTCGGCACTCGCATTATCAAATGATCTAACACAGTCACAGGTGCTTGATTTTTCcaataaaattattgcCAATGccttcaattttctttcatcgTTTGCGGATGTAAACAACAAAGTTTCGATGGATAAATTTAATGATTGGTGGAACAAATTTAAGAGTAGGATGACAAATGATCCCGACTATTTAAAACGCTTATGTGATGCTCAGGACTGA
- a CDS encoding uncharacterized protein (BUSCO:EOG09260XH5) codes for MYCITIERRLLCKLTSSRVRATHHYSKFSLREREKEHVSHDLLSQPTNPVRSRFAPSPTGFLHLGSLRTALYNYLIARSTHGQFILRLEDTDQKRLVEGAEENIYHTLEWLGLSVDEGPQNCGTYAPYKQSERTAIYSKYIKKLLDKGLAYRCFCTKDRLTQLRDSARLLKPPTTASYDRYCLKHYSKEESDEKASAGEHFTVRFVSPHKYPTFLDLLHGKIDQQIQINPLDVRYEDPVLLKSDGLPTYHFANVIDDHLMKITHVIRGEEWLASTPKHVALYDAFGWNPPKFIHIPLLTTVDNRKLSKRSGDIDIMSLKSKGFLPEALINFSVLFGWSPRREYGKKSSEIYSLKELEKIFTLEGLTKGNAKVDFKKLDFFNKHYLGVKLSDRTSDFYNNNLDDIYRKLKTTLKMDSLDYHLVDRVLQSVGTALSNINELNTEKYWYFFVRPEYTLVTLLQHTIQDKDTVKVIVNELNERAAGLIPEKLSDTIKAIAKSHSGLKRKTVYQTLRYALSGPQSGISMHTIIDILGLYEVKQRLQNLADFVS; via the coding sequence ATGTACTGTATTAcaattgaaagaagattgCTTTGCAAACTAACGAGTAGTAGAGTTCGGGCGACACATCATTATTCCAAGTTTTCGTtgagagaaagagagaaagaacaCGTTAGTCATGATCTTTTATCACAACCCACAAACCCCGTAAGATCAAGATTTGCACCTTCGCCTACAGGATTTTTACATCTTGGTTCTTTGAGAACAGCtttatataattatttaaTTGCTCGTTCTACACACGGGCAATTCATTCTTCGGTTAGAGGATACCGATCAGAAAAGATTGGTTGAAGGCGCCGAGGAAAACATCTACCATACTCTCGAATGGTTAGGGTTGTCGGTTGATGAAGGTCCTCAAAATTGTGGTACATATGCACCCTATAAGCAGAGCGAAAGAACGGCAATTTATTCAAAGTACATTAAAAAGCTTTTGGATAAAGGACTCGCTTACAGATGCTTTTGTACCAAAGACCGTTTGACGCAGTTGAGAGATTCCGCGAGACTTCTTAAGCCGCCCACTACTGCGTCCTATGATAGATATTGCTTGAAGcattattcaaaagaagagtcTGATGAAAAGGCATCTGCTGGAGAACATTTTACCGTGAGATTTGTTTCCCCTCATAAATATCCGACATTTCTTGATCTGCTCCATGGTAAGATAGATCAACAAATTCAGATAAATCCATTGGATGTTCGATATGAGGATCCGGTGTTATTAAAAAGTGATGGTTTGCCAACATATCATTTTGCGAATGTAATTGATGAtcatttgatgaagattaCGCACGTTATACGTGGTGAAGAATGGCTAGCCTCGACCCCTAAGCATGTTGCATTGTATGATGCCTTTGGATGGAATCCTCCAAAGTTTATCCATATTCCGTTGTTAACAACTGTTGATAACAGAAAACTCTCCAAACGCTCTGGAGATATTGATATCATGTCTTTAAAATCTAAGGGCTTTCTACCTGAAGCTTTGATTAATTTTAGTGTTCTTTTTGGTTGGTCACCGAGAAGAGAGTATGGAAAGAAGTCGAGTGAAATTTACAGCTTAaaagaattggaaaaaatatttactcTTGAAGGATTGACTAAGGGGAATGCGAAGgttgatttcaaaaaactTGATTTCTTCAATAAGCATTATCTTGGAGTAAAGTTAAGTGATCGTACTTCTGATTTTTATAACAACAATCTTGATGATATTTATCGAAAATTGAAGACGACGCTTAAAATGGACAGTTTAGATTATCATCTTGTCGATCGTGTTCTCCAGTCAGTTGGTACAGCTTTAAGCAATATTAATGAGTTGAACACGGAGAAGTACTGGTACTTTTTTGTGAGACCAGAATATACACTAGTCACGTTGTTGCAGCATACAATTCAAGATAAAGATACGGTTAAAGTAATTGTGAATGAGCTCAATGAGAGGGCAGCTGGTTTAATTCCTGAGAAGCTGAGCGATACAATTAAAGCAATTGCGAAATCGCATTCAGGcctgaaaagaaaaactgtCTATCAAACTCTTAGATATGCTCTAAGTGGCCCACAATCAGGTATCAGTATGCACACTATTATCGATATTCTTGGACTATATGAAGTCAAACAGAGATTACAAAATTTGGCAGATTTTGTTAGTTGA